DNA from Cataglyphis hispanica isolate Lineage 1 chromosome 6, ULB_Chis1_1.0, whole genome shotgun sequence:
TGAAGCGAGCTTGGAAGTTGGTGTGCCTTCGCCGCGAGCCGGCTGGACGTTGCGCGTCTCGCTTACTGTGTCTAGGTTAGGTGTACCGGCACATAACCTTAAAGCTCGAGCGGTACCAGAGAACCAGAGCATCGCGTGTTGCTATCCGCAGGATTATTATTCGCGGGAAACGATCGAAACGAGTTCGTACGCCGTCGACCGAGTTACGTATTGGTTATCTACGCATTGGGTGATCGGTGAGATGGAGTGAACTGGGTGACGACGGGACAATGAAGGCCAATGGGACAAACAATGGTGATTTTCTCATACATATTCTCGTTTATGTATGCAATCGCAATGCTAATATATCATCGAATTCATGACTTTAAtctgtatgaaaaaaattgtactttaTGATAGTACTTGCGTATTACATTGTTATTTAGATAGAATGTGTATTCTTCGATGCAGCATAATTGTCAACGAACACATGAaatacaacaatttttatgtaGTACGCAAGGCTTATGGGTGTGACAGTTTGTGCTAGttgcttttaattatctttttggttataaaaatacaaataaattgttacaagCATCAATGCATCATGAACCgtaaatgaaataatctaactatttatattcttatgttAAAACAGTACTCACTTTTATTCATCAATGCTATCGCTAACATATATTGCaatcatttcatataaatcataGTATATATActgcgattaaatatattgtgaaaatcttttttgaatCATGcgtagtaaaattttttattcttttttgcatcttgcatttttttattattgttatattgaaTCACTAAAGTTATATTgcgataaatcaatataaaatatataatagttagcATTTCCAATGTCAATAATTTACACTGACTctgtattattctttatagGCTGTAGCCGCCTGAATACGCCATTGGCAGCCACCACCACGCTGGAGGATCCGGGTACACCAGCCTCCTGGAAGGGCCCGCCGCCCGGCTCAGAGGCATCGCCCTTTACACCTAATTCTGTCGGTCAGGGCGGTGGTCCTGGCTCGGGTCCGTACAACAGCACAGGCGGTCCATCCAGTAATGCTGGCTTTCAAGGGCCAAGTCCGTTTCCCGGCAGTGCCGGTAGTCCGGCTGGTGCACCGCCGTACCAAGGACCACCACCTGGTTCGGCGACACCGCAATATACCGCTTCCCCCGCGCCAAGCGGTTCCTCAACGCCCGGTCCTGGACCTCCGCCTAATTCCACCGGTTTTCCGCCACCTCCGAATAACACCGGCCCGCCGTATAACGGGCCCGGACCTAGCCCGTTCGGTTCACCTTCTGGAGGACCGCCGCAATTCGTCGGTCGACCCGGCTCCTCGGGACCACCGTTTGTACCACCAGGTGCCGGCAATCCGCACTTTCCCTCGCATGGCCAGCCGTTTGGAGGACCGCAGTATGGCATTCCACCTGGAAGTCCATTCGGACCGGGAGGTCACCCTATGGCGGGACCCATGGGTCCTGGACATCCAGCGATAATGGGACCTGGCGGACCTGTCGACAGATTGGATCAAGGGTGAGTTTTACTTCAATTAAGTTGCTTGTTTTCAATCCACAAAGTGAGTAATTGTTCTATAATGATATccgtgtatataaaataattgtcacgATCAAATACGCGTAATATTGCGGTTCATAATGTTTGTAGAGAAGATGTTTGCGCTTTTCCTACGCAGACATCAACAGTTTTATAGATATTGAGATATAGAGTCCTTGCTCGCTTTTGCTTTGCATGTGTAGTTTATGTTTGGACAACTGATGATCGCGCGACTCGCGCGTTTCCAGATCGAAGCAAACAATTAAGTTCGCCCAAGAACAATAACGTGCAAATATTGCTCCTACCGCGAATGCAAATGggataaactttattataaatattcgcgaacgttatatatattattttcaattaagatatattttctaattatatagaaaactttagaaagattttataCACCGAGAAATGGAGCGCGATTTGTAGAGAAAGTTGCACGCAATAGTGGTTACACTAATGATTATTAATCGCAGTGAAAGTTGCcattatttagatttacaGTAATTTTGGGTTAGAGAATGCAAATTGTTTAGGAAATATcaacgttaaattttataatttacattttatcataGTAAATCAACGGAAACGTTCACTTTTGCATCCGCGATACATTTactggaaaaatttattctacatatatctaaatcatatacatatatagattttgcgtaaataataatttataaaaaatgaaaatattattaaacatttaataatagcaTGAACTATAATAACACgagaacaatattatataaacgataTATCACTTTTACatctttagaaaattatagattcgttattatttttttgaaatatatactttattttctatattctttatatgtcaaatttttttctctagaaTCTTCTAAAATTCTAGAGAAAATTAAAGCGTAAAAAGCgcgaaaaagattattaatctacaaatttacataaatttctgATTACTTAATTTGTATGcttaaattttgatacataCAAGATATGTATTctcatataaatgaaaaatatgatagttaagaagaaatttaaatttattcgacatacaatttttgcgaaaagTCTGGTAAAAACtttgcatttttcattataaaaattatttttcgtacaGATACACTgtcgtttctttttcaattaaaaaaaataataataaagtgaagataaaataatagcacGACAATGACATGCAGGAGACAGGAGAATAGCGTGTATTTTGTCGTTGTGTGTTGACATTCCTAGATAACGTGGTCCACAGGTAGCTgggttatttattattcgttttCCGGTCGGTCCGCATTCTTACTGATAGTCCTGCTCGAGCACGCTTGCATTTTACCTCACTTCGGGATCCGTCTTAATCGTTTGCAACGAGTCGTCGTTGTTGCCGTCGTCATCGTCCGATACGCGACAAACGCTCGTATACTCGACTAACTTATCACGCACTTCGAATCGTTCGTTCACAAATCGCCGCGGCTGCCTGAGACtacgcgctcgcgcgcgcgcacgcatacAAGGGAAACGTACGCGGGGTTGCTCGCTCGAACGGCAGAAACCAGTTTTTCGAATAGTTTTGTAACAAGCGTCTGGGACTGTTACGCGACCCGGTTCGATCAGTCGAATGAGGCGGAACGTATTATTCGAAATTTCCACGATGCGCACGATGTAACCGGAATGCGAGATGGATCGGTGAAAAAAATGCGTTACCACTCTAATATcagcacacacatatatatatatacacatgcgtGTACACCGCTAATACCGTGCTGTAAACCGGGACGATTTTTAGGCACGTTCACGTTGTGTGGAAACGTGTGGTCGCGACGTAGATTCACTCGTGATATCCACCGAACACTCGCGACACGTACGTTTATACGGTACTTTGCGTGCATGTACGCGTCGCACGTGTCCACGTGCAAGGTGTGGGTGCGACGCGCGGTGTTGCTCGTCGGTGTGCGGGATATTCTAAATTCCAGCAAACCGCCGAACCGATTGCGTCAAACATGCGGACAGACGCGAATATCGCAAAGAAACGCGACTTTTAGCATAAATAGTCGATAGATATGGTACGAAAGAAACGTCttgtttatctattatatatgtatatatcggtACATTCGAAGTAATAATGAGTCacgtaatattttgaaaaatctttatattttaatagcgaTTTTTGAAGAGGATTTGGAAACGTttattatgaagaaaattatcgaaaGTTGATAAAAcgtgcataaaattttaaaaatataagtgtatgaaagttttgttttttgaTTCTATCTAAAGTTTCGCGGGATGAAActtaatatttacttaataatgaaaaaacctgaatttttgcgttattactaattaaaaaaatagattgacttgatatttaaaagagtataattatcgcgaaatattacattgatatatagtattttataatctttgacattttatgaatatattcgtATGCGtgctttaatatattcaataacgATACTCGATATCGGCACACTCCGAAAATGTAGCTCAACTTTGAAGGATCGTGTTCGGTGGTACGTCGATGAAGAATGCGAGGGAAGTAGAACAACATCATTAGCGAACGATGCTATAAGCTCTCCTCTATTTTCCCGAGGGGGTTGAAACGAGGTGAGCCGCGAATAAACGTAACTTAAAAAGGAAGTTTTGCTAGCGAAGGCGCGTCACGTGGGTGGTGCACGCATTCATTTCCCGTGGCcttagtaaattaatattacgagCCAAATGCCGTTTGTTCTTTCTGGATTAAAATGCACTCGAAATGGTCGACCTcttgatgaaaattaatatctcgtaTTCCAGTGGTGCTATTATGCGCTGCGAGATAAATAACGCTCTTACATTCGGTATCGAATAAAGATCGCAATTTTTTCaacgaaaattattgatttcttttcaACGGACGTTgaatataaaaggaaaaaacgcTAAATTTGTTaagctaattaataaaattttttttaaaataatttttccgatTCGATAATTGTTGTCTAAATTTATGACGATAACGatgcaaaattgatttaatagcgtataataataacatattgaaTTATCAGAATTGTTTTCCAAGAGTGAGAATTAATGCGTTAGGAACATAATCGACATCGGCACACGTCCAGATGGAATTTATTATAGCCTCGCGGTGCATGGGAGTCGCGCGTGTCATTAATCAGCTCCATCACATCTCGGAGACACGATAGATTGCCTTTAATCATTCTAATTAGCGATATATGCGAAGATTACAAAGTAGTCGAGATGATGGTGCGGCGATGCGCTATTGCAAAGAATTTATGAAACTGAAACGACAAAGTCGATGCAATTTCGCTAAcatgaattttaattcctGTCCACTCTTAATTaacttacataaattatagGGTAACCCTATATAATTTCGTGGACGTTGAATAATCGTCCACCTGTCACAACTTAAGTTAACActctcctccttctctctcttccgtcCTAGAGAGCGTATACACTTGGCTGAAGAGAAATGGAGAAATtgcaataagataaattagcTGGGATAAAATGTGTGTCTCTTCACCttttctccccccccccctccacCCCGTTATAAGTATCTCCGCCGCATTGTCCGaggatgaaataaaataaatatctcgtgAACTTTTGGCATGGATTGTACAGCGCGAGGTGACGCGCACTTTTGTACAGTGTTGTACGCGACCTACCTCCCTTCCCTTCCCCTTCCCtactctccccccccccccttttACCCTAAACCCTCCTAGCCACCCCGTGTTACGGAGGGTGGGTCGGGGTATGAAGGAGGCGGacggagggggagagggggaggaagAGAGGGGAAAAGAGTGAACGGAGGTTCTCATATTTCcagtgttttaatttttcacgataTCTCTCCGCAC
Protein-coding regions in this window:
- the LOC126850345 gene encoding proline-rich protein 2-like; amino-acid sequence: MKANGTNNGCSRLNTPLAATTTLEDPGTPASWKGPPPGSEASPFTPNSVGQGGGPGSGPYNSTGGPSSNAGFQGPSPFPGSAGSPAGAPPYQGPPPGSATPQYTASPAPSGSSTPGPGPPPNSTGFPPPPNNTGPPYNGPGPSPFGSPSGGPPQFVGRPGSSGPPFVPPGAGNPHFPSHGQPFGGPQYGIPPGSPFGPGGHPMAGPMGPGHPAIMGPGGPVDRLDQGVYIFPQLPKKPSGINSLRSAKSEDARSRMFDATRKSTKVNYMYILGAGCD